The following are encoded together in the Streptomyces rapamycinicus NRRL 5491 genome:
- a CDS encoding serine hydrolase domain-containing protein, with amino-acid sequence MLRPTPAPSVEEESKIRRVLEDRLTALARAHQVPGAQLAVHSGGMTLAVETGVLDADTGEPCTADAAVPIGSITKAYTATVVMLLVADGDVELDDPLGDHVPELRRAGPPCTVRQVLSHTAGLPSGPDSDQVASLSAARYLLDHCTDRTLVMPPGTDFSYSNAGYVAAGRLIETVTGMSWQETVRSVLLDPLGTVPSFIGTAGAPHRPTARGHSANKATGRTRPVRQNLAPAEAAAGALRVSALDLVALGRAHLGDGAAGLPPRELAEEMRRPVPGADPGVLADGWGLGWGLFRHGDALWFGHDGNAQGTSCFLRAEPATGAVVGFTANAGTGTELWHELTDVLVEITGVRVPPTPTPRRRATPMATTSQCTGVYLNGDVEYQVTISDGGVLALSVDGDLPAPLVCHEDLTCDLVDPSSGRRLPGGRFVRDPRTGAVDRIQLSGRMARKSALV; translated from the coding sequence GTGTTACGTCCGACCCCGGCCCCGTCCGTCGAGGAGGAGTCGAAGATACGCCGCGTCCTCGAGGACCGGCTGACCGCCCTGGCCCGCGCCCATCAGGTGCCCGGGGCCCAACTCGCCGTGCACAGCGGCGGAATGACCCTCGCCGTGGAGACCGGCGTCCTGGACGCGGACACCGGCGAGCCGTGCACCGCCGACGCGGCCGTGCCCATCGGCTCCATCACCAAGGCGTACACCGCGACCGTGGTGATGCTCCTGGTGGCGGACGGCGATGTGGAGCTGGACGACCCGCTCGGCGACCATGTGCCGGAGTTGCGGCGGGCCGGTCCTCCGTGCACGGTGCGCCAGGTGCTCAGCCACACCGCGGGGCTGCCGTCCGGGCCCGACTCCGACCAGGTGGCCTCGCTGAGCGCCGCGCGCTATCTGTTGGACCACTGCACCGACCGCACCCTGGTGATGCCCCCGGGGACGGACTTCTCCTACTCCAACGCGGGCTATGTGGCCGCGGGCCGGCTGATCGAGACGGTCACCGGAATGAGCTGGCAGGAGACCGTGCGGTCCGTTCTGCTCGATCCGCTGGGCACCGTGCCGTCCTTCATCGGCACGGCCGGCGCCCCGCACCGGCCCACGGCGCGCGGCCACTCGGCCAACAAGGCCACGGGCAGAACGCGGCCGGTGCGGCAGAACCTCGCCCCCGCCGAGGCCGCGGCCGGTGCGCTGAGGGTCAGTGCCCTCGATCTGGTGGCGCTGGGCCGGGCCCATCTCGGCGACGGGGCCGCGGGGCTGCCGCCCCGCGAGCTCGCGGAGGAGATGCGCCGCCCGGTGCCCGGCGCCGACCCCGGTGTGCTGGCCGACGGCTGGGGCCTGGGCTGGGGGCTCTTCCGGCACGGCGACGCCCTGTGGTTCGGGCACGACGGCAACGCCCAGGGCACCTCCTGCTTCCTGCGGGCCGAGCCCGCCACGGGCGCGGTGGTCGGCTTCACCGCCAACGCGGGCACCGGCACCGAGCTGTGGCACGAACTGACCGATGTCCTCGTCGAGATCACCGGCGTCCGGGTGCCCCCCACACCCACCCCACGGCGCCGGGCCACTCCCATGGCCACCACCTCGCAGTGCACCGGGGTCTACCTCAACGGCGACGTCGAGTACCAGGTGACCATCAGCGACGGCGGCGTTCTCGCCCTGTCCGTGGACGGCGACCTCCCCGCGCCGCTGGTCTGCCACGAGGACCTCACCTGCGATCTGGTGGACCCCTCCTCCGGACGCCGGCTCCCCGGCGGACGCTTCGTCCGCGATCCGCGGACCGGCGCCGTGGACCGGATCCAGCTCTCGGGCCGGATGGCCCGTAAGAGCGCCCTGGTCTGA
- a CDS encoding copper amine oxidase, whose protein sequence is MVGLLTLWVPGPASAAPAKASADPSCPAADRIDTTLKNGARWQMCWDIDRNTGAVLSDVIYTPNRSTPTRVLKSASLAEVHVPYDSGQPRFYDVSAIGFGDLEQGTLTPLSAEDCPDGRLRDFSDTPVLCVEEQPRPFAYKSAVEKGVLHGTDLVVFSVSEIGWYDYITEWRFSDDGSITPRSGATGSLSPFQFSDASSGWPTGVGSTRFSENHSHNIFWRLDFDVDGESKNTVEQYDYLGSGTAARTTKRTVFSHETAADLAPTRFWRVVNPATENSDGHAKSWEIDNHQSDQYRGPHETEEFTHHDMYFTQYRECERLAYGNTAPDCATSVDKYTGDEKLTDPVAWVSVDFHHVPRDEDQDPMPTHWQGFRIVPRDLTATSQLP, encoded by the coding sequence GTGGTGGGATTGCTGACCCTGTGGGTGCCGGGCCCGGCCTCCGCCGCGCCCGCGAAGGCCTCGGCGGACCCGTCCTGCCCCGCCGCGGATCGCATCGACACAACTCTCAAGAACGGTGCCCGGTGGCAGATGTGCTGGGACATCGACCGCAACACCGGTGCGGTGCTGAGCGATGTGATCTACACCCCGAACCGCTCCACCCCCACCCGGGTCCTCAAGAGCGCCTCGCTGGCCGAGGTGCATGTGCCCTACGACAGCGGTCAGCCGCGCTTCTACGACGTCTCGGCCATCGGCTTCGGCGATCTGGAGCAGGGCACGCTCACCCCGCTCAGCGCCGAGGACTGCCCCGACGGACGGCTGCGCGACTTCTCGGACACCCCGGTGCTGTGCGTCGAGGAGCAGCCGCGGCCGTTCGCCTACAAGAGCGCCGTGGAGAAGGGCGTGCTGCACGGCACCGATCTGGTCGTCTTCTCGGTCTCCGAGATCGGCTGGTACGACTACATCACCGAGTGGCGCTTCTCGGACGACGGCTCCATCACCCCCCGGTCGGGCGCCACCGGAAGCCTCTCGCCGTTCCAGTTCTCCGACGCGAGCAGCGGCTGGCCGACCGGGGTGGGCTCCACCCGGTTCAGCGAGAACCACTCGCACAACATCTTCTGGCGGCTGGACTTCGACGTCGACGGAGAGTCGAAGAACACCGTGGAGCAGTACGACTACCTGGGCAGCGGCACGGCCGCGCGCACCACCAAGCGCACGGTGTTCTCCCATGAGACCGCGGCGGATCTCGCGCCCACCCGCTTCTGGCGGGTGGTGAACCCCGCCACCGAGAACTCCGACGGCCACGCCAAGTCCTGGGAGATCGACAACCACCAGAGCGATCAGTACCGGGGCCCGCACGAGACCGAGGAGTTCACCCACCACGACATGTACTTCACGCAGTACCGGGAGTGCGAACGGCTGGCCTACGGCAACACCGCCCCGGACTGCGCCACCTCGGTCGACAAGTACACCGGCGACGAGAAGCTGACCGACCCGGTGGCCTGGGTCAGTGTCGACTTCCACCATGTGCCCAGGGACGAGGACCAGGACCCCATGCCCACCCACTGGCAGGGCTTCAGGATCGTGCCCCGGGACCTCACGGCCACGAGCCAGTTGCCATGA
- a CDS encoding SDR family oxidoreductase has product MTSGIEGKVVAITGASSGIGEATALLLAERGAKVALAARRSDRIEALAARIAGAGGEAVAVVTDVKRRADMARLVATARERYGKLDVLVGNAGISPISALDDLRVEDWEAMVDVNIKGVLYGIAEALPVFREQGSGHFVHTLSTAGLTIVPTMSVYAGTKNAVRAISEGLRKEAGESLRVTTVSPGFIRTELADSITDPDTRGGIQTRMDKIAISPGAIARAIAFAIEQPADVDVNEIVVRPTAQG; this is encoded by the coding sequence ATGACATCGGGTATCGAAGGCAAGGTCGTCGCCATTACGGGCGCGAGCAGCGGTATCGGCGAGGCGACCGCGCTGCTGCTGGCCGAGCGCGGCGCCAAGGTCGCCCTCGCGGCGCGGCGGTCGGACCGCATCGAGGCACTGGCGGCCCGGATCGCCGGGGCGGGCGGCGAGGCCGTCGCCGTCGTCACGGATGTGAAGCGGCGCGCGGATATGGCCCGTCTGGTCGCGACGGCACGCGAGCGGTACGGAAAGCTGGACGTCCTGGTCGGCAACGCCGGTATCAGCCCGATCTCCGCCCTCGACGATCTGCGCGTCGAGGACTGGGAGGCGATGGTCGACGTCAACATCAAGGGGGTGCTGTACGGCATCGCCGAGGCCCTGCCCGTCTTCCGGGAGCAGGGCTCCGGGCATTTCGTGCACACCCTCTCCACCGCCGGGCTGACCATCGTCCCGACGATGTCGGTCTACGCCGGCACCAAGAACGCCGTGCGCGCCATCTCCGAAGGGCTGCGCAAGGAGGCGGGCGAATCGCTGCGGGTGACCACCGTCTCGCCGGGGTTCATCCGGACGGAGCTCGCGGATTCCATCACCGACCCGGACACGAGGGGCGGGATCCAGACCCGCATGGACAAGATCGCGATCTCCCCGGGCGCCATCGCCCGCGCCATCGCGTTCGCCATCGAGCAGCCGGCCGATGTCGACGTCAATGAGATCGTGGTCCGTCCCACCGCGCAGGGCTGA
- a CDS encoding TetR/AcrR family transcriptional regulator, protein MARDPGRPLRADAQRNREKILSAAVRVFAEEGLDAHLERIAKEAGVGTGTLYRNFPTRELLIEAAYRNELARLCDAAPELLAALPPREALRAWLARFMDYANAKLGMADALRGVVASGVNPYARSHEMIQDALSRLMDAAVAAGVIRSDITATDMFAALTGIALASGKPEQREQADRLLDLTLDGLSAGSGQ, encoded by the coding sequence ATGGCCAGGGATCCAGGGCGCCCGCTGCGCGCCGACGCACAGCGCAACCGGGAGAAGATCCTCTCCGCCGCGGTGCGGGTGTTCGCCGAGGAGGGGCTGGACGCCCACCTGGAGCGCATCGCCAAGGAGGCGGGCGTCGGCACCGGCACCCTCTACCGGAACTTCCCGACCCGTGAGCTGCTGATCGAGGCCGCCTACCGCAATGAGCTGGCCCGGCTCTGCGACGCCGCCCCCGAACTGCTGGCGGCCCTGCCCCCGCGCGAGGCCCTGCGGGCGTGGCTGGCCCGCTTCATGGACTACGCCAACGCCAAGCTGGGCATGGCGGACGCGCTGCGGGGCGTGGTCGCGTCGGGCGTCAATCCGTACGCGCGGAGCCACGAGATGATCCAGGACGCGCTCTCGCGGCTGATGGACGCCGCCGTCGCGGCTGGTGTGATCCGGTCGGACATCACCGCCACCGATATGTTCGCCGCCCTCACCGGCATCGCCCTCGCCTCGGGGAAGCCCGAACAGCGGGAGCAGGCCGACCGCCTCCTCGACCTCACCCTGGACGGGCTGAGCGCCGGATCCGGTCAGTAA
- a CDS encoding helix-turn-helix domain-containing protein — translation MENEHTTDRAAETGDESVGDRLRALRKARRLTLRTVAEAAGISEGYLSQIERGQANPSIATLQQVARALGLKVADLFGDDFTSGPSVLRAEEAPRLALGVLGGRKFRLTPGPQHHLEVFLGEFDAHGSTGETPYSHGDSEEFLYVLEGTVGLQLGERSFTLGAGDSIRYSSAVPHRLSETAGAAARVLWVISPPSY, via the coding sequence ATGGAGAACGAACACACCACGGACCGGGCCGCGGAAACCGGCGACGAGTCCGTGGGCGACCGGCTGCGCGCGCTGCGCAAGGCGCGCCGGCTGACGCTGCGGACCGTCGCCGAGGCAGCCGGGATCAGTGAGGGCTATCTCAGCCAGATAGAGCGCGGGCAGGCCAATCCCAGCATCGCCACCCTCCAGCAGGTCGCCCGCGCCCTCGGCCTGAAGGTGGCGGATCTGTTCGGCGACGACTTCACCAGCGGCCCGAGCGTGCTGCGCGCCGAGGAGGCGCCCCGGCTCGCCCTCGGGGTGCTCGGCGGGCGCAAGTTCCGGCTGACCCCGGGGCCGCAGCACCATCTCGAAGTGTTCCTGGGGGAGTTCGACGCCCATGGCTCCACGGGAGAGACCCCCTACAGCCACGGCGACTCGGAGGAGTTCCTGTACGTCCTCGAGGGCACGGTCGGACTCCAGCTCGGCGAGCGCTCCTTCACCCTCGGCGCCGGTGACAGCATCCGCTACTCCTCGGCCGTACCCCACCGGCTGAGCGAGACGGCCGGGGCGGCCGCCCGGGTGCTGTGGGTGATCAGCCCACCCAGCTACTGA
- a CDS encoding NAD(P)/FAD-dependent oxidoreductase: MLNGNVSFWYRQTGFPERRPPLDGDLATDVCVVGGGFTGLWTAYYLKQAAPDLDITVVEREFAGFGASGRNAGWLSCKIAGSAGTYARKRGREAVIALQREMIHTVDEVISVARTEGIEADIVKSGYLTVAHGAAQLPRLRAAYDQLRHWGGQDLEWLSAPRLGERLRLDGALAGYHNPHCARVHPAKLVRGLAAAVEALGVRILESTPVTAIAPGRVSTPFGTIRAGRIVRATEGFTSGIEGERRTWLPMNSSMIVTEPLPGELWKRLGWEGQELLSDATHAYTYGQRTADGRIAIGGRGVPYRFGSRTDRAGQTSADTVRALRRILTGLFPDTAEAAIDHTWSGVLAVPRDWCASIGYDPATGVGFAGGYVGHGVAATNLAGRTLRDLLLGHSTELTALPWVGHRTRRWEPEPFRWIGVHGMYAAYRAADRSESSGRTTTSPIARLADRISGR, translated from the coding sequence GTGCTGAACGGAAATGTGTCCTTCTGGTACCGACAGACCGGCTTCCCCGAACGGCGTCCGCCGCTCGACGGCGACCTCGCCACCGATGTGTGTGTCGTGGGCGGGGGCTTCACCGGGCTGTGGACCGCGTACTACCTCAAACAGGCCGCCCCCGATCTCGACATCACCGTCGTGGAGCGGGAGTTCGCCGGATTCGGCGCCTCGGGGCGGAACGCCGGCTGGCTCAGCTGCAAGATCGCCGGATCGGCCGGGACCTATGCGAGGAAGCGCGGGCGCGAGGCCGTGATCGCCCTCCAGCGGGAGATGATCCACACCGTGGACGAGGTGATCTCGGTGGCCCGTACCGAGGGCATCGAGGCCGACATCGTCAAGAGCGGCTATCTCACCGTCGCCCATGGTGCCGCCCAACTGCCCCGGCTGCGCGCCGCGTACGACCAGCTGCGCCACTGGGGCGGGCAGGACCTGGAGTGGTTGAGCGCACCCCGGCTGGGCGAGCGGCTGCGCCTGGACGGGGCGCTGGCCGGCTACCACAATCCGCACTGCGCCCGGGTCCACCCGGCCAAGCTGGTGCGCGGCCTGGCGGCCGCGGTGGAGGCGCTGGGCGTGCGAATCCTGGAGTCCACCCCGGTCACCGCCATCGCCCCCGGCCGGGTCAGCACTCCGTTCGGCACCATCCGCGCGGGCCGGATCGTCCGCGCCACCGAGGGCTTCACCAGCGGTATCGAGGGCGAGCGGCGCACCTGGCTGCCGATGAACTCCTCGATGATCGTCACCGAGCCGCTCCCCGGCGAGCTGTGGAAGCGGCTCGGCTGGGAGGGGCAGGAACTCCTCAGCGACGCCACTCACGCCTACACCTACGGACAGCGCACCGCGGACGGCCGCATCGCCATCGGCGGCCGCGGAGTGCCCTACAGGTTCGGCTCCCGCACCGACCGGGCGGGGCAGACCAGCGCGGACACCGTGCGCGCCCTGCGGCGGATCCTCACCGGCCTGTTCCCGGACACCGCCGAGGCCGCCATCGACCACACCTGGTCGGGGGTGCTGGCCGTGCCCCGCGACTGGTGCGCCTCGATCGGCTACGACCCCGCCACCGGCGTCGGCTTCGCCGGTGGCTACGTCGGCCATGGCGTGGCCGCCACCAACCTCGCCGGGCGCACCCTGCGCGATCTGCTGCTCGGCCACTCCACCGAGCTGACCGCGCTGCCCTGGGTCGGCCACCGCACCCGGCGCTGGGAGCCCGAACCGTTCCGGTGGATCGGGGTGCACGGTATGTACGCCGCGTACCGTGCCGCCGACCGCTCGGAGTCCTCCGGCCGCACCACCACATCGCCCATCGCCCGTCTCGCCGACCGCATATCTGGACGCTGA
- a CDS encoding MFS transporter — MSKPTATAAATGRAPATDRERTARKAGLASFIGTTVEWYDFYIYSTASALVLGKIFFGGGGDTTGALQAFGSLWLGFLARPIGGIVFGHLGDRIGRKKTLVTTLLMMGIATTLIGLLPGYDEVGVAAPIALVLLRLVQGIAVGGEWGGAVLIASEHAPKEKALSFGAFAQQGSPAGSILATGMFALLTQLPDDDFDAWGWRVPFLFSAVMVVIGLVVRLKVEESPEFARLRDEKRVAKVPLRELVTGHPGSLVLGVLASSIGIAATYFITTFVLAWSTDSLGMERSTMLNVLLVYSVLQFITQPFGVVLAARFGPRRTVAALLGLNFALVPVMYACVSTTQPVVVGLGISLLGITGAMNYAILAGLLAAAFPISVRYTGISLSYQLCSALIGGTAPLVGEWLLHSAGGSIVPVVIYQMVLVAVSLVCSLALLNRSRTA, encoded by the coding sequence ATGAGCAAGCCCACCGCCACCGCGGCGGCCACCGGCCGCGCCCCGGCCACCGACCGCGAGCGGACCGCCCGCAAGGCCGGTCTCGCCTCGTTCATCGGCACCACCGTCGAGTGGTACGACTTCTACATCTACTCCACCGCCTCCGCGCTCGTCCTCGGCAAGATCTTCTTCGGCGGCGGCGGGGACACCACCGGCGCGCTGCAGGCGTTCGGCAGCCTGTGGCTCGGCTTCCTCGCCCGGCCGATCGGCGGCATCGTCTTCGGCCACCTCGGCGACCGGATCGGCCGGAAGAAGACGCTGGTCACCACGTTGCTGATGATGGGCATCGCCACCACCCTGATCGGGCTGCTCCCCGGCTACGACGAGGTCGGCGTCGCCGCGCCGATCGCGCTGGTGCTGCTGCGCTTGGTGCAGGGCATCGCGGTCGGCGGCGAGTGGGGTGGCGCCGTCCTCATCGCCAGCGAACACGCGCCCAAGGAGAAGGCGCTGTCCTTCGGCGCCTTCGCACAGCAGGGGTCCCCGGCCGGATCGATCCTGGCCACCGGGATGTTCGCGCTGCTCACCCAGCTTCCGGACGACGACTTCGACGCCTGGGGCTGGCGCGTGCCGTTCCTCTTCTCCGCCGTGATGGTGGTCATCGGCCTGGTGGTGCGCCTCAAGGTCGAGGAGTCCCCGGAGTTCGCCCGGCTGCGCGATGAGAAGCGGGTAGCGAAGGTGCCCCTGCGGGAGCTGGTCACCGGCCACCCCGGATCCCTCGTGCTCGGCGTGCTCGCCAGCTCCATCGGCATCGCCGCCACCTACTTCATCACCACCTTCGTCCTGGCCTGGTCCACCGACAGCCTCGGCATGGAGCGCTCCACCATGCTGAACGTGCTGCTCGTCTACAGCGTTCTGCAGTTCATCACCCAGCCCTTCGGGGTGGTGCTGGCCGCCCGTTTCGGCCCGCGCCGCACCGTGGCGGCCCTGCTGGGGCTCAACTTCGCTCTGGTGCCGGTGATGTACGCCTGTGTCTCGACGACCCAGCCGGTCGTCGTGGGGCTCGGCATCTCCCTGCTGGGCATCACCGGCGCGATGAACTACGCGATCCTGGCCGGACTGCTCGCCGCGGCCTTCCCGATCTCGGTGCGCTACACCGGTATCTCGCTCTCCTACCAGCTGTGTTCGGCGCTCATCGGCGGTACGGCACCCCTAGTCGGCGAGTGGCTGCTGCACTCGGCCGGCGGATCCATCGTGCCGGTCGTGATCTACCAGATGGTGCTGGTGGCCGTGTCCCTCGTCTGCTCCCTGGCGCTGCTCAACCGCTCGCGGACGGCATAG
- a CDS encoding amino acid permease, producing MRTQPHGRRTPGRATGPVGRLTRRREVAELVAEAGGGPLRRTLGLTQLTLLSVGATLGTGIFVVLGEAVPQAGPAVVLSFVLAGVTALFSALSYAELAGMIPGAGSSYSYTYATLGELVAWVCGWCLILEYGVSVAAVAVGWGQYVNELLQLTVGRTLPDALAAPPGDGGVLNAPAAAIVVLAMVVLLRGARESAVVNTVMVAVKLAALVIFCAVAFTAFHAGNFRPLFPLGTAGMTAGASSLFFSYIGFDAASTAGEEAKHPQRDLPRAIVLSLGLVTALYCAVALAAVGAMPWQRFEGTEATLSQVLVSSVGGGELWPILLSIGAVVATTSVVLTVQYGQIRILFSMSRDGLVPGLFSRVHRRTGVPRAGTVIVSAFVALLAALIPLGDLADATSIGTLFAFALVNLAVLILRRRKPDAPRSFRVPLAPVTPLLGVACCGYVMYGLGADTWIAFGAWMAVGLAIYGLYGIRHSTLNRPAPEPEATP from the coding sequence GTGCGAACACAACCGCACGGCCGGCGGACCCCGGGGCGGGCCACCGGCCCGGTCGGCAGGCTGACCCGCCGCCGGGAGGTGGCGGAGCTGGTCGCCGAGGCCGGTGGCGGTCCGCTCCGCCGGACCCTGGGCCTGACCCAGCTCACCCTGCTCAGCGTCGGCGCCACGCTCGGCACCGGGATCTTCGTGGTGCTCGGCGAGGCGGTGCCCCAGGCGGGCCCGGCGGTGGTGCTCTCCTTCGTCCTCGCCGGGGTCACCGCGCTGTTCTCCGCCCTGTCCTACGCCGAGCTCGCGGGCATGATCCCGGGCGCCGGGTCCTCGTACAGCTACACCTACGCCACCTTGGGCGAGCTGGTGGCCTGGGTGTGCGGCTGGTGTCTGATCCTGGAGTACGGCGTCTCCGTGGCCGCGGTCGCGGTCGGCTGGGGCCAGTACGTCAACGAACTGCTCCAGCTCACCGTCGGCCGGACCCTGCCCGACGCGCTCGCCGCCCCGCCCGGCGACGGCGGGGTGCTGAACGCCCCCGCCGCCGCCATCGTCGTCCTCGCCATGGTGGTGCTGCTGCGCGGCGCCCGGGAGAGCGCCGTGGTCAACACCGTGATGGTGGCGGTGAAACTGGCCGCGCTCGTCATCTTCTGCGCGGTGGCCTTCACCGCCTTCCACGCCGGGAACTTCCGGCCGCTCTTCCCCCTCGGCACGGCCGGGATGACCGCGGGCGCCTCCTCGCTCTTCTTCTCCTACATCGGCTTCGACGCCGCCTCCACGGCGGGGGAGGAGGCCAAGCACCCACAGCGCGATCTGCCGCGCGCCATCGTCCTCTCGCTCGGCCTGGTCACCGCCCTGTACTGCGCGGTGGCGCTGGCGGCGGTCGGCGCGATGCCCTGGCAGCGGTTCGAGGGCACCGAGGCCACGCTCAGCCAGGTCCTCGTCAGCTCCGTCGGCGGTGGCGAGCTGTGGCCGATCCTGCTCTCCATCGGCGCGGTCGTCGCCACCACCAGCGTGGTCCTCACCGTGCAGTACGGACAGATCCGCATCCTGTTCTCGATGTCCCGCGACGGGCTCGTCCCCGGCCTCTTCTCCAGGGTCCACCGGCGCACGGGGGTGCCGCGCGCGGGCACCGTCATCGTCTCCGCCTTCGTCGCCCTCCTCGCCGCGCTCATCCCGCTCGGCGACCTCGCCGACGCCACCAGCATCGGCACCCTCTTCGCCTTCGCCCTGGTCAACCTGGCCGTGCTGATCCTTCGCCGCCGCAAGCCGGACGCGCCACGCAGCTTCCGGGTGCCACTCGCACCCGTGACACCCCTGCTGGGAGTGGCCTGCTGCGGGTATGTGATGTACGGGCTCGGGGCCGACACCTGGATCGCCTTCGGCGCCTGGATGGCGGTCGGACTCGCGATCTACGGGCTCTACGGCATCCGGCACTCCACCCTCAACCGCCCCGCCCCCGAACCGGAGGCCACCCCATGA
- the dapE gene encoding succinyl-diaminopimelate desuccinylase, which yields MTPLDPTADVLALTRALVDIPSESGHEAPLADAVESALRALPWLTVERIGHSVVARTQLGRDRRVVIAGHLDTVPAADNLPSRLAGGLLYGLGACDMKGGVAVALRLAAALPAPAHDITYVFYECEEVAGDRNGLARIAAERPELVRGDLAILMEPSDAGVEAGCQGVLMADIAVRGERAHTARAWKGVNAAHRAAAVLRRLDDHTAGRITIDGLEYREGLSAVAVRAGVAGNVVPDLCVITVNLRFAPSRSPREAEAYVRDLFPEYEVEITENTPGALPGLDREAAASLVAYLGVAPRPKLGWTDVARFTALGTPALNYGPGDPSLAHTAGECVPVEQLRECEARLMGWLGPSSPSRGYLPAVAGGD from the coding sequence ATGACCCCGCTCGACCCCACCGCCGATGTGCTCGCGCTCACCCGCGCCCTGGTCGACATCCCCTCGGAAAGCGGCCATGAGGCGCCGCTCGCCGACGCCGTCGAGAGCGCGCTGCGCGCCCTGCCGTGGCTGACCGTCGAGCGGATCGGCCACTCCGTCGTGGCCCGCACCCAGCTGGGCCGCGACCGGAGGGTGGTCATCGCCGGGCACCTGGACACCGTCCCGGCCGCGGACAACCTTCCCTCCCGGCTGGCCGGGGGACTGCTGTACGGGCTCGGGGCCTGTGACATGAAGGGCGGTGTCGCGGTCGCCCTCCGGCTCGCGGCCGCGCTCCCCGCGCCCGCGCACGACATCACCTACGTGTTCTACGAATGCGAGGAAGTGGCCGGCGACCGCAATGGACTGGCCAGGATAGCCGCGGAACGCCCCGAGCTGGTCCGGGGCGATCTGGCGATCCTCATGGAGCCCTCGGACGCCGGTGTCGAGGCGGGCTGCCAGGGTGTGCTGATGGCGGACATCGCCGTACGCGGCGAGCGAGCGCACACCGCCCGCGCCTGGAAGGGGGTCAACGCCGCCCACCGCGCCGCCGCCGTCCTGCGGCGCCTGGACGACCACACCGCCGGGCGGATCACCATCGACGGGCTGGAGTACCGCGAGGGGCTGAGCGCCGTGGCCGTACGCGCGGGCGTGGCCGGGAATGTGGTGCCCGACCTGTGTGTGATCACGGTCAACCTGCGATTCGCGCCCAGCCGTTCACCGCGGGAGGCCGAGGCGTACGTACGCGACCTCTTCCCCGAGTACGAGGTCGAGATCACCGAGAACACCCCGGGCGCCCTTCCCGGCCTGGACCGGGAAGCGGCCGCCTCGCTCGTGGCGTACCTCGGCGTGGCGCCCCGCCCCAAACTGGGCTGGACCGATGTCGCCCGCTTCACCGCGCTCGGCACACCGGCACTCAACTACGGCCCCGGCGACCCGTCCCTGGCCCATACCGCGGGCGAGTGCGTGCCGGTGGAGCAGCTGCGGGAGTGCGAGGCGCGGCTCATGGGCTGGCTCGGGCCTTCCAGCCCTTCCAGGGGGTACCTCCCAGCGGTAGCTGGGGGAGATTGA